The Chitinophagaceae bacterium genome window below encodes:
- a CDS encoding Nramp family divalent metal transporter, with amino-acid sequence MRNKWISHLGPGIITAALVFGPSKITIATKLGAEYGFQLLWVILIAIFFMVVFTSMSARIGIATNQSLLDTIKQKWGRKAGIAIGFGVFLVTASFQAGNSIGVGIAMAELTNMPRVPWIIFFNLVGIALLFFRSFYKVLEKAMLILICLMLFAFLTTLFLSKPDVTKVATGFVPEIPIGSLGLITAFIASSFSIVAAFYQAYLIQERKRLQPAGTQTKDKSFTGIFILGLMTAIVLICSAVVLQPKGIKVTSATDMSKALEPLFGNYASVLFLCGLFGASFSALIGNSTLGGTVLGDALGYGSKLSSKAVRLIIAIIMILGAAIAIIFGNLPIELIVFAQSITILIVPFIGIAMYVIANNTELMGSYVNSKMVKFFGAAGLLLVIALALESIRTMLF; translated from the coding sequence ATGCGGAATAAATGGATTAGTCATCTTGGGCCTGGAATCATAACGGCAGCGCTGGTTTTTGGTCCCAGTAAAATAACCATTGCTACAAAACTTGGCGCAGAATATGGTTTTCAATTGTTGTGGGTAATATTGATTGCCATATTTTTTATGGTTGTCTTTACTTCCATGTCGGCAAGGATTGGTATTGCAACCAATCAATCACTGCTTGATACCATTAAGCAAAAATGGGGAAGGAAGGCAGGCATTGCAATTGGCTTTGGTGTTTTTTTAGTTACTGCTTCTTTCCAGGCGGGCAATTCAATTGGGGTTGGTATTGCTATGGCTGAATTAACCAATATGCCCCGTGTACCGTGGATTATCTTTTTCAATCTTGTAGGTATCGCACTGCTTTTTTTCAGAAGTTTTTATAAGGTACTTGAAAAAGCGATGCTCATTTTAATTTGTTTGATGCTGTTTGCTTTTCTTACAACACTCTTCTTATCAAAACCCGATGTAACAAAAGTAGCAACCGGATTTGTACCTGAAATACCCATTGGTTCACTTGGTTTAATAACAGCTTTTATCGCTTCGAGTTTTTCGATAGTGGCTGCCTTTTACCAGGCATATCTTATACAGGAAAGAAAACGCTTACAACCCGCAGGCACACAAACAAAGGATAAAAGTTTTACCGGCATTTTTATACTTGGCTTAATGACGGCCATTGTACTGATTTGTTCTGCAGTTGTATTGCAACCAAAAGGAATAAAAGTTACCAGCGCTACTGATATGTCAAAAGCATTAGAACCGTTGTTTGGAAATTATGCATCTGTTCTTTTCCTGTGCGGCTTATTCGGTGCTTCCTTTTCTGCCCTTATCGGAAATTCAACTTTAGGAGGTACAGTTCTGGGTGATGCCTTAGGATATGGAAGCAAATTAAGTTCAAAAGCGGTACGGCTGATTATTGCAATCATTATGATCCTCGGCGCTGCCATTGCAATCATTTTTGGCAACCTTCCCATTGAGTTAATTGTTTTTGCTCAAAGCATCACCATACTGATTGTTCCTTTTATCGGGATTGCCATGTATGTAATTGCAAACAATACTGAACTGATGGGTTCTTATGTCAATTCCAAAATGGTTAAGTTTTTTGGAGCCGCAGGATTGCTGTTGGTAATAGCACTTGCGTTGGAAAGCATCAGAACAATGTTATTCTAA
- a CDS encoding electron transporter RnfD, producing MRHSYKNYFFPILAVFLFTTCRVSRQATFINPADKKILSEGRVAIKQNDAAEIYWPGSGFVLKFKGSSVNALLKDERGYNYFNVEIDGKLNNVIKIDTVKKIYTLAEGLSNTVHTLEIIKRADWYRGKTWFYGFELPNGSGVLDVTGKKRMIEFYGNSITVGAAVEDNNGDNGDSIYTNNFKSYAFLTARHFNAHYSCIASSGIGLMVSWGSLIMPEIYDRLNPDDSSSKWDFSKATPGIVVINLFQNDCGLVTLSDHPQFKRRFGDKAPSEDSIINAYSNFVQNIRSRYPDANIICVLGSMDAVKPGSPWPGYIEKAVASLNDKKVFTHFFSYSNLPGHPKKQDQIQMAEELIWFIEQHIKW from the coding sequence ATGAGGCATAGCTACAAAAATTATTTTTTCCCAATCCTTGCAGTCTTTCTTTTTACAACCTGCAGGGTAAGCAGGCAAGCTACCTTCATAAACCCGGCTGATAAAAAAATTCTATCGGAAGGAAGGGTTGCAATAAAACAAAATGATGCGGCAGAAATTTACTGGCCCGGTTCAGGCTTTGTATTAAAATTTAAAGGCAGTTCTGTTAACGCATTATTGAAAGATGAAAGAGGATACAACTATTTCAATGTAGAGATTGATGGTAAACTCAATAATGTAATAAAGATTGATACGGTAAAAAAAATATACACGCTGGCAGAAGGGCTTTCAAATACGGTTCATACCCTTGAAATAATCAAACGTGCAGACTGGTACAGGGGTAAAACCTGGTTCTATGGTTTTGAACTCCCAAACGGTTCCGGCGTTTTAGATGTAACTGGCAAAAAAAGAATGATTGAATTTTACGGCAATTCAATTACAGTTGGCGCTGCCGTAGAAGACAACAACGGAGATAACGGCGACAGTATCTATACCAATAATTTTAAAAGTTACGCATTCCTTACAGCAAGGCATTTCAATGCACACTATTCCTGCATAGCATCAAGCGGAATTGGTTTGATGGTAAGCTGGGGATCGCTGATTATGCCTGAAATATATGATCGCTTAAATCCTGATGACAGCAGCAGCAAATGGGATTTCTCAAAAGCTACACCGGGTATTGTTGTTATCAATCTTTTTCAAAATGATTGCGGCCTCGTTACACTATCAGATCATCCGCAGTTTAAAAGAAGATTTGGTGATAAGGCCCCTTCAGAAGATTCAATAATTAATGCTTACAGCAATTTTGTGCAGAATATAAGAAGCCGTTACCCGGATGCGAACATTATATGTGTATTAGGATCAATGGATGCAGTAAAGCCGGGCTCACCCTGGCCGGGATACATTGAAAAAGCAGTTGCATCACTGAATGATAAGAAAGTATTTACCCATTTTTTTTCATATTCAAATTTACCCGGTCATCCAAAAAAACAAGACCAAATACAAATGGCCGAAGAGTTAATTTGGTTTATTGAACAACATATTAAATGGTAA